A window of Tetrapisispora phaffii CBS 4417 chromosome 9, complete genome contains these coding sequences:
- the TPHA0I02260 gene encoding uncharacterized protein encodes MEHQLVEIEEFNLISKLSLIKSLDKVHFHGFCVINESVLIESDVKLKPSYNRSQGNRLIYTISFGYMCYLDRGCIITPPIIGYELIANNVTKKRVPLCSPMKFQSYIYIGKSSLINCIEIGSYVLIYNNVTLGRGSKIGNCVVIDEQVTIPDKTIIPSYSFVFKTLKKAGEGFKIVTLPIGIKNKIKEQFKRRYLGLPITISDII; translated from the coding sequence ATGGAACATCAACTGGTAGAAATTGAGGagtttaatttaatatccAAACTTTCGTTAATCAAGTCATTAGACAAGGTACATTTCCATGGATTTTGTGTGATAAATGAATCTGTATTAATTGAATCTGATGTAAAACTAAAACCATCATATAATCGAAGCCAAGGAAATAGACTCATATATACAATATCGTTTGGATACATGTGTTATTTGGACAGAGGTTGTATAATCACACCTCCGATTATTGGCTATGAACTTATAGCAAATAATGTAACTAAAAAGAGGGTCCCATTATGTTCACCTATGAAATTCCAATcctatatttatatagGTAAAAGCTCTCTAATCAATTGCATTGAAATCGGGTCTTATGtactaatatataataatgttacATTAGGCCGTGGCAGCAAGATCGGGAACTGCGTAGTAATCGATGAACAAGTGACCATTCCTGATAAAACCATCATTCCTTCATATTCCTTCGTTTTTAAGACATTAAAAAAAGCTGGTGAAGGTTTTAAGATTGTTACACTGCCAATTGgaataaagaataaaataaaagaacaatttaaaagaagatatttAGGATTGCCTATAACAATAAgtgatataatataa
- the TMA20 gene encoding translation machinery-associated protein 20 (similar to Saccharomyces cerevisiae TMA20 (YER007C-A); ancestral locus Anc_7.152) — MFRKFTKEDIHSRSKVKSSVQRNLKSKLVSQFPQLEEVIDELIQKKSQIELIKCEDKIQLYTVDGEVYFFQQFDELIPTLKLIHKYPQAFPTIQVDRGAIKFVLSGANIMCPGLTSPGARLPETPGYEKDSIIIINAENKEHALAVGKLLMSTDDIASINKGHGVEMIHHLGDPLWNFNID; from the exons ATGTTCAGAAA ATTTACCAAAGAAGATATTCATTCGAGATCGAAAGTCAAATCTTCAGTCcaaagaaatttaaaatctaaACTGGTCAGCCAATTCCCTCAATTAGAAGAAGTTATCGATGagttaattcaaaaaaaaagtcaaattgaattaattaaGTGTGAGGATAAAATTCAACTGTATACAGTTGATGGtgaagtatattttttccaacagtttgatgaattaattCCAACTTTAAAGTTAATCCATAAATATCCACAAGCATTCCCAACTATTCAAGTCGACAGAGGTGCTATTAAATTCGTATTATCAGGTGCAAATATCATGTGTCCTGGTTTAACTTCACCAGGTGCAAGATTACCAGAAACACCAGGTTACGAAAAAGattcaattattataattaatgCTGAAAATAAAGAACATGCATTAGCTGTTGGTAAATTACTAATGAGTACCGATGATATCGCATCTATTAATAAAGGTCATGGTGTTGAAATGATCCATCATTTAGGTGATCCTTTATGGAATTTTAATATCGATTAA
- the MPH1 gene encoding 3'-5' DNA helicase (similar to Saccharomyces cerevisiae MPH1 (YIR002C); ancestral locus Anc_7.153) translates to MIDNEDQFSDFEDDEFDSLWQKNINKEVTTVVTKRAIPAQRNLYGEVLPGQKTFYEEVQTSTVFKPTHHKLKSDQLGYYVYPTNFEVREYQYNIVKKALTENVLCAIPTGMGKTFIASTVMLNFFRWSETGKIIFTAPTRPLVAQQIKACLGITGIPYDHSAILLDKSRKNREEIWKEKRVFFTTPQVVENDLKRGVLDPRDIICLIIDEAHRATGSYAYCKLVQFIDRFNSSYRILALTATPGSEITNVQEVVNNLNISKIEIRTEESMDIAKYMKKRYKEKIEVSLTTEIEDIIEQIGIAITPTLQQAVELGIYDDCPPSYINAFVALQKSQQIILNPSLPEGIKWRNYFILQLLNHVGQMMKRIKIYGVITFYKYFQNKHKEFTTKYSLGKSTNKIAASFYYHPMIKTMMDACDKHVKNSNFVSHLKFQHIQEELHNFFIDGRSDSRVIIFTELRDSALEIVKYIDNLNIKTIIPHIFIGQAKGKEGFDEVEYNKKHKPKGRKKAERLKQREEFVALEEEKKKKLEKESAERSARRTFSSEEAQLKGMTQKQQKEVISDFKKGIYNVLVCTSIGEEGLDIGEVDLIICFDTTSSPIKNIQRMGRTGRKRDGKIVLLFASNESKKFEKAMESYYDLQKQIGQNFVLYKDSDRILPKDIEPECIKEFIQVGAENEEINNINDSDEVIRYATQCMNGKKPKKTKSSVYKKEKAASQKRFFMPDNVVTGIISANSLVRKVQVVKDPEIYIPSEHKPKEEFTLLDEIEDELFASQSPQKNDAYTNDVFLSDMPLNLVTSIVSKYDIPKIEPSNFTAFKKQTMTINKLESNSLTDTHELMTIDNVESNKTEKMIENVSLLSDDEEIKSIPKDSFVKVNALELDNKSIERSASKLKDSRMDSTLFKNKFRSSDGLLTKIEKLYFSDNYSPKYTVSIDTIPNLKITTERNYVAHNTHVQKILNIFKKMNENDTQTQIDINRSKCIARGIMGGNINLIDETDCNSSIISNSDISFNMRTSDDSTKLSSTQNEKLNELLDSDSDF, encoded by the coding sequence ATGATAGATAATGAAGATCAATTCAGTGACTTcgaagatgatgaatttgattctttatggcaaaaaaatattaataaagaagtCACTACTGTAGTGACAAAAAGGGCGATTCCAGCACAGAGAAACTTATATGGCGAAGTTTTACCAGGTCAAAAAACCTTTTATGAAGAAGTCCAAACGTCCACTGTCTTTAAACCTACTCATCACAAGTTAAAAAGTGATCAATTAGGTTATTATGTTTATCCGACTAATTTTGAGGTCAGAgaatatcaatataatattgttaaaaaagCACTAACAGAAAATGTATTATGTGCTATTCCTACTGGTATGGGTAAAACATTCATTGCAAGTACTGTAATGCTTAATTTCTTCCGATGGAGTGAAACAggtaaaattatatttactgCACCTACCAGGCCATTAGTAGCACAACAAATCAAGGCTTGTCTAGGTATAACTGGTATTCCATATGACCACTCCGCCATTCTTCTAGATAAATCAAGGAAAAATAGAGAGGAAATTTGGAAAGAGAAACGTGTATTTTTTACTACACCACAAGTagttgaaaatgatttGAAAAGAGGTGTATTAGATCCCAGAGACATTATATGCCTGATTATCGATGAAGCTCATAGGGCAACTGGATCTTATGCATATTGTAAACTTGTTCAATTCATCGATAGATTCAATTCATCATATAGAATTCTAGCATTGACAGCCACTCCTGGTAGTGAGATCACCAACGTTCAAGAAGtagtaaataatttaaatatttccaaGATTGAAATTAGAACAGAAGAGAGTATGGATATAGCAAAGTACATGAAAAAAAGatacaaagaaaaaatagaaGTTTCATTAACAACTGAAATAGAAGATATCATTGAACAAATAGGAATAGCGATTACTCCCACATTACAACAAGCAGTTGAATTAGGAATCTATGATGATTGTCCACCATCATATATTAATGCATTTGTTGCATTACAGAAAAGTCAACAGATTATATTGAATCCAAGTTTACCCGAGGGAATCAAGTGGAGAAATTACTTCATATTACAATTGCTTAATCACGTAGGTCAAATGATGAAgagaataaaaatttacGGTGTAATTactttttataaatactttcaaaataaacatAAAGAATTTACTACGAAATACAGTTTAGGGAAATCAACTAACAAGATAGCTGCcagtttttattatcatccAATGATCAAAACTATGATGGATGCCTGTGACAAACATGTCAAAAACAGTAATTTTGTAAGTCATTTGAAGTTTCAACACATTCAAGAAGAACTgcataatttttttatagaTGGAAGATCGGATTCAAGAGTCATCATTTTTACAGAATTGAGAGATAGTGCTCTTGAGATTgtcaaatatattgataatcttaatattaaaacaatcaTACCCCATATCTTTATTGGGCAAGCTAAAGGTAAAGAGGGGTTTGATGAGGTGGAATATAATAAGAAACATAAACCAAAGGGACGAAAGAAAGCTGAAAGACTAAAACAGCGAGAAGAATTTGTTGCAttagaagaagagaaaaagaagaaacttGAGAAAGAAAGTGCCGAAAGGTCTGCAAGAAGGACATTCAGTTCAGAAGAAGCCCAGCTCAAAGGGATGACccaaaaacaacaaaaagaaGTGATAAGTGACTTTAAAAAGGGTATTTACAATGTTCTTGTTTGTACATCAATCGGTGAAGAAGGTCTAGATATTGGTGAAGTCGACTTGATTATTTGTTTCGATACAACTAGCAGTCCCATAAAGAACATCCAAAGAATGGGTAGAACAGGTAGAAAACGAGATGgtaaaattgttttattgtttGCTAGCAACGAATCTAAGAAGTTTGAAAAAGCAATGGAAAGCTATTATGATCTGCAAAAACAGATAGGACAAAACTTTGTTTTATACAAAGATTCCGATAGAATTTTGCCGAAAGATATAGAACCTGAGTgtattaaagaatttattcAAGTAGGGgctgaaaatgaagaaataaacaatataaatgatTCAGATGAAGTGATTAGATACGCAACACAATGCATGAATGGaaaaaaaccaaaaaagACTAAGTCAAGCGTttacaaaaaagaaaaagctGCATCTCAAAAGAGATTTTTTATGCCTGATAACGTTGTCACTGGAATCATATCAGCTAACTCACTTGTGAGAAAAGTGCAAGTAGTAAAAGATCCAGAGATATACATACCTTCAGAACATAAACCAAAAGAAGAGTTCACCTTACTTGATGAAATCgaagatgaattatttgcGAGTCAGTCACCACAAAAGAATGACGCTTATACAAATGATGTTTTTTTAAGCGACATGCCTTTAAACTTAGTGACCTCCATTGTTTCTAAATATGATATACCAAAAATCGAGCCATCTAATTTTACAGCTTTCAAAAAGCAAACAATgacaattaataaattagagAGTAATTCTTTAACAGATACACACGAGTTGATGACAATAGATAATGTTGAATCTAacaaaacagaaaaaatgATAGAGAATGTTTCTCTTCTTTCAGATGACGAGGAAATCAAAAGTATTCCTAAAGATTCATTTGTCAAGGTAAATGCTTTAGAATTAGATAATAAGTCAATTGAGCGTAGTgcttcaaaattaaaagacTCAAGAATGGATAGCactttattcaaaaataaatttcgAAGTTCAGATGGTCTTCTAacaaaaatagaaaaactttatttttcaGATAATTATTCACCAAAATACACTGTAAGTATAGATACAATACCGAACTTAAAAATCACTACTGAACGCAACTATGTTGCTCATAATACCCATGttcaaaagatattaaatatttttaaaaaaatgaatgaaAACGATACACAAACCCAAATCGATATCAACAGATCCAAATGTATCGCAAGAGGTATTATGGGAGgaaatatcaatttaatCGATGAAACCGATTGTAATTCATCTATAATCTCAAATTCAGATATAAGTTTCAATATGAGAACCAGTGATGATTCAACTAAATTGTCAAGCAcacaaaatgaaaagttaAATGAATTGCTTGATTCAGATTCAGACTTTTAA
- the TPHA0I02190 gene encoding SRP1/TIP1 family protein, translated as MQMSIAKFAALLAVAASASALTTEQQIQEMEILLTDVGANLNDYVGLVGQMDIPDALFDIYGEMLTATDDSYTTLLAQLDMSQISTMMTALPWYSSRLLPLVSTFNDVAAAAATSSTAAAATTSSSVAAETTSSSVAAVTTSSSVAAATTSSSSAAETTSTSAAAETTSSAAAAKTTVAAVSQITDGQIQATTTATIHVQTDNGATRNAAGLGAVAFAAAMLL; from the coding sequence ATGCAAATGTCTATCGCTAAATTCGCTGCTTTATTAGCCGTTGCTGCTTCTGCCAGTGCCCTAACCACCGAACAAcaaattcaagaaatgGAAATTCTACTAACTGATGTCGGTgctaatttaaatgattacGTTGGTTTAGTTGGTCAAATGGACATCCCAGATGCCTTATTCGACATTTACGGTGAAATGTTAACCGCCACTGATGACTCTTACACCACTTTATTAGCTCAATTGGATATGAGCCAAATCTCCACGATGATGACCGCTTTACCATGGTACTCTTCCAGATTATTACCATTAGTCTCAACCTTCAATGACgttgctgctgctgccGCCACTTCCAGCACCGCTGCCGCTGCCACCACATCCTCTTCTGTCGCTGCTGAAACCACATCTTCTTCTGTCGCCGCTGTTACCACATCCTCTTCTGTCGCCGCTGCTACcacatcttcttcttctgccGCTGAAACTACTTCTACCTCTGCCGCTGCCGAAACCACTTCATCTGCCGCTGCTGCCAAGACTACCGTTGCTGCTGTCTCGCAAATCACTGACGGTCAAATTCAAGCTACCACTACTGCCACCATCCACGTCCAAACTGACAACGGTGCTACTAGAAACGCTGCTGGTTTAGGTGCTGTTGCCTTCGCCGCTGCTATGTTATTATAA
- the PAC2 gene encoding Pac2p (similar to Saccharomyces cerevisiae PAC2 (YER007W); ancestral locus Anc_7.151) — MFKVGERLSINNELCTIKYIGEIKNWPGEETYGLEWDNTSRGKHSGTIDGIEYFSVRIPGSASFMRGTKLLREHQPPRTFDQALRVKYGDDLNDIGELKFGSKTVIGYGFESLTEKNKLFSKLQFVSLRKLQISDQTLTEKDLQIIEYHCSSIISLDISFNLITDISFTIKLLHRLKNLDSINISGNKLNKGWENISNITLNKVKHVTMQNCEIKSENLTNIFRSFPNLIKLDISNNPLNEFKLNNVIFPQSLEELHLSGCLLTDIPLSLCKTNIKILNISNNLIKSFNDTLLPSVFHLNISDNGLIEWDLIDMINVKFNNLTSLNIQRNPIFKANPENFQDFYQLIARFDNLTALDGSDFDLLTRKEAELFFISKVSSGEILINENLQRYKTLVKLYNCSKREKSDSISWLSDQIMELRLTFENSSHFDTRVTTLANCSIRYLKSVICSKHKLNVLETELYLISDLGSMENLHREFVQLSDYGIRNNDIIHVGTRELDFS, encoded by the coding sequence ATGTTTAAAGTTGGCGAACGATTAAGCATAAATAATGAGCTTTgtacaataaaatatattggtgaaataaaaaactgGCCAGGTGAAGAGACATATGGGCTGGAGTGGGATAATACTTCTCGTGGTAAACATTCTGGTACTATTGATGGTATCGAATATTTTTCGGTACGAATCCCAGGGTCTGCTTCATTTATGAGGGGAACAAAGTTGCTTAGAGAACATCAACCACCTCGAACCTTTGACCAAGCATTGAGAGTAAAATATGGTGATGATTTGAATGATATTGGGGAACTAAAATTTGGTTCTAAGACTGTAATTGGTTATGGGTTTGAAAGCTTgacagaaaaaaataaattattcagTAAACTCCAATTTGTATCATTAAGAAAACTCCAAATAAGTGATCAAACATTGACAGAAAAGGATCTGCAAATTATAGAATATCACTGCAGTAGCATTATATCGTTGGACATATCTTTTAACCTAATAACAGACATCAGTTTTACAATTAAACTATTACATAGgctgaaaaatttagattctatcaatatatcaggaaataaattaaataaggGATGGGAAAATATTTCCAATATCACTCTGAATAAGGTCAAACATGTAACCATGCAAAATTGCGAAATTAAATCAGAAAACTTAACTAATATTTTCCGAAGTTTTCCCAATCTAATTAAATTAGATATTAGTAACAATCCATTAAATGAGTTCAAACTCAACAATGTGATATTTCCTCAGTCGTTAGAAGAACTACATTTATCTGGTTGTTTGTTGACCGACATACCACTCAGTTTGTGCAAAACgaacattaaaatattaaacatttCGAATAATCTGATTAAGTCATTTAATGATACGTTATTACCTTCCgtatttcatttaaatatatccGATAATGGATTGATTGAATGGGATTTGATTGATATGATAAACGtgaaatttaataacttaACTTCcttaaatattcaaaggAATCCAATATTCAAAGCTAATCCAGAAaattttcaagattttTACCAACTAATAGCTAggtttgataatttaacaGCCTTGGATGGTTCTGACTTTGATTTGTTGACAAGAAAAGAGGCAGAGTTGTTCTTCATTTCTAAAGTTTCTTCTGGcgaaatattaattaatgaaaatttgCAAAGGTACAAAACGCTAGTAAAACTGTACAATTGCTctaaaagagaaaaaagtGACAGCATCTCTTGGTTATCTGATCAGATTATGGAACTTAGACtaacttttgaaaattccTCTCACTTTGACACTCGTGTAACAACTTTAGCAAATTGTTCTATTCGTTATTTAAAAAGTGTTATATGTTCGAAACACAAATTGAATGTCTTGGAAACAGagttatatttaatatcagaCTTAGGGAGTATGGAAAATTTGCATAGAGAATTTGTCCAACTTAGTGATTATGGGATTagaaataatgatataattcATGTGGGAACAAGAGAACTCGATTTTTCATAG
- the TPHA0I02210 gene encoding SRP1/TIP1 family protein has translation MPSFKQLAVLLAVAASNVAAYDIDSIDVIEFQACLDDVQNNLMDYISYAENNANFVLPAGVLEVYTQMTTYKKDDDAYTSLFTQLDFSAIEDVMTQLPWYTTRLAVVLASYFSSNGISTDSNGLPIHNAAATGAAASSSATASSSTVASSSTVASSSVAASSSAAASSSTSSSSSSSASHSSTSASSSSSASHSSTSASSSSSASHSSTSASSLSSASHSSTSTSANNAAALGAGVGAMVAGAAAMLL, from the coding sequence atgcCATCTTTCAAACAATTAGCTGTTTTATTAGCCGTTGCTGCCTCCAACGTCGCTGCTTACGATATCGACAGCATTGACGTTATTGAATTCCAAGCTTGTTTAGATGAtgttcaaaataatttaatggATTATATTTCTTACGCTGAAAACAATGCCAACTTCGTTTTACCAGCCGGTGTTTTAGAAGTCTACACTCAAATGACAACTTACAAGAAAGATGATGACGCTTACACCAGTTTATTCACTCAATTAGATTTTAGCGCCATCGAAGATGTGATGACCCAACTACCATGGTACACTACCAGATTAGCTGTTGTTCTAGCTTCTTACTTCTCAAGTAATGGTATTTCTACTGATTCTAACGGTTTACCAATTCACAATGCCGCTGCCACTGGTGCAGCTGCTTCCTCCTCTGCTACTGCTTCCTCCTCTACCGTAGCTTCCTCCTCTACCGTAGCTTCTTCCTCTGTTGCTGCTTCTTCCTCTGCAGCTGCCTCATCTTCAACATCCTCTTCAAGCTCATCATCAGCTTCTCATTCTTCTACTAGCGCATCCAGCTCATCATCAGCTTCTCATTCTTCTACTAGCGCATCCAGCTCATCATCAGCTTCTCATTCTTCTACTAGCGCATCCAGCTTATCATCAGCTTCTCATTCCTCTACTAGCACTTCTGCAAACAACGCTGCTGCTTTAGGTGCTGGTGTTGGTGCTATGGTCGCTGGTGCCGCTGCTatgttattataa
- the TPHA0I02200 gene encoding SRP1/TIP1 family protein, whose protein sequence is MKLSNIALLSAAAATASAYDHKSAAIVELEVYMTDIVNNMDQYLAMQAANPGQAFPAEIMSAYVQMARGNTISYTSFFSTIDESEVEFLMTGVSWYSARLAPSVSAALLEAGIDTNDENVAAATSQAATASQAAATSQTAATSQAAAAANTINSSNLVISSNLYSNYNSTVTANVTDISTTLATITSCDDGKCTEETTTVKVTDNGTILETVTSCGETGCTASASIKVQSSATASTTPVVAENLNGSSKLNFGMGAILAAAIPMLL, encoded by the coding sequence ATGAAGTTATCTAACATTGCCTTATTAAGTGCCGCCGCTGCCACCGCTTCCGCTTATGACCACAAATCTGCTGCTATTGTCGAGTTAGAAGTTTACATGACTGATATCGTGAACAACATGGACCAATATCTTGCTATGCAAGCAGCTAACCCAGGTCAAGCTTTCCCAGCTGAAATTATGTCTGCCTACGTTCAAATGGCTAGAGGTAACACTATCAGTTACACTTCATTCTTTTCCACCATTGATGAAAGCGAAGTCGAGTTTTTGATGACCGGTGTATCTTGGTATTCTGCCAGATTAGCTCCATCCGTTTCTGCTGCTCTTCTTGAAGCTGGTATTGACACCAACGATGAAAATGTTGCTGCTGCCACTTCTCAAGCTGCTACTGCCTCCCAAGCTGCTGCCACTTCCCAAACTGCTGCCACTTCCCAAGCTGCTGCTGCCGCAAACACTATCAACTCTTCTAACTTAGTCATCTCTTCTAACTTATATTCTAACTACAACAGTACCGTCACAGCTAATGTTACTGATATTTCTACTACTTTAGCCACTATTACGAGCTGTGATGATGGTAAATGTACTGAAGAAACTACCACCGTTAAGGTTACAGACAATGGCACCATTTTAGAAACTGTTACTAGTTGTGGTGAAACCGGGTGCACTGCATCTGCTAGTATTAAAGTTCAATCCTCTGCTACTGCTAGTACTACCCCAGTTGTTGCTGAAAACCTAAATGGTTCTTCCAAGTTGAACTTCGGTATGGGTGCTATCTTAGCTGCCGCTATCCCTATGTTATTATAG
- the TPHA0I02250 gene encoding uncharacterized protein (similar to Saccharomyces cerevisiae NUG1 (YER006W); ancestral locus Anc_7.150) — protein MRVRKKQSKRTSTRMKEGIKKKAAAQNRKERKLAKKDVTWKSRGKKDPGIPANFPYKNKIIEEIEAKKMKDLEEKELAKQQRLEAKKLALEQGETIMEDGMEEDDGQNGLAALVASAQEAASKYDGHSNFDEPEEELDVVDYNIDFYNDNDEGNTELEKSRKAYDKIFKTVVDASDVILYVLDARDPEGTRSRRVEQAVLQSQGKRLILILNKVDLIPPHVLEQWLNVLKSSFPTIPLRAASGATNATSFNKKLTQTATASALMEALKKYSNNSNLKRSIVVGVIGYPNVGKSSVINALTSRRGGSSKACPVGDQAGVTTALREVKVDNKLKILDSPGICFPTDNKRKTRKEQEAELALLNAIPAKHIIDPYPAVLMLIKRLSKSDEMTDSFKKFYELPALPSNDPDTFTKHFLIHVARMRGRLSKGGIPNLESAGISVLSDWRDGKFYGWVLPKASKDSMATGTISTISSGATQEPAKSEQTTIVSDWSKEFDLDGLFASLDNAISSSKENEDSLME, from the coding sequence ATGAGAGTCAGAAAGAAGCAATCCAAGAGAACTTCTACCCGTATGAAAGAGGGTATCAAGAAGAAGGCAGCTGCTCAAaatagaaaagaaagaaagttAGCTAAAAAGGATGTGACTTGGAAGTCCAGAGGAAAAAAGGATCCTGGTATTCCAGCTAACTTCCCttacaaaaacaaaattattgaagagATTGAAGCTAAGAAGATGAAGgatttagaagaaaaagaactTGCTAAACAACAGAGGTTAGAAGCTAAGAAATTGGCACTGGAGCAAGGTGAAACGATTATGGAAGATGGTATGGAGGAGGATGACGGTCAGAATGGGTTGGCAGCTTTGGTTGCATCTGCTCAAGAAGCAGCATCTAAGTATGATGGACACAGTAATTTCGACGAACCTGAAGAAGAGTTGGACGTTGTTGATTATAACattgatttttataatgACAATGATGAAGGTAATACTGAATTGGAGAAGTCAAGAAAGGCTTATGATAAGATATTTAAAACAGTTGTGGATGCATCTGATGTTATTCTTTATGTTTTGGACGCTAGAGATCCAGAAGGAACTAGATCTAGAAGAGTTGAACAAGCCGTTTTACAAAGTCAAGGTAAAagattgattttgattttaaataaagttgATTTGATTCCTCCTCATGTATTAGAACAGTGGCTAAATGTCTTGAAGTCTAGTTTCCCAACTATTCCTTTGAGAGCAGCTTCTGGTGCTACTAATGCAACctcttttaataaaaagCTCACACAAACAGCCACAGCATCTGCTTTAATGGAAgcattaaagaaatattctAACAACAGTAATTTGAAGAGATCTATTGTGGTTGGTGTTATTGGTTATCCAAATGTTGGTAAATCATCTGTTATTAATGCATTAACTTCTCGTCGTGGTGGTTCTTCCAAAGCATGTCCAGTTGGTGATCAAGCAGGTGTCACTACTGCTTTGAGAGAAGTTAAAGTTGACAACAAGCTAAAGATTTTAGATTCTCCAGGTATTTGCTTCCCAACGGACAATAAGAGGAAAACTAGAAAAGAACAAGAGGCTGAATTAGCTCTATTGAATGCTATTCCAGCTAAGCATATCATAGATCCATATCCAGCTGTTTTGATGCTAATAAAGAGACTATCAAAGTCAGATGAAATGACTGACAGTTTCAAGAAATTCTACGAACTGCCAGCACTTCCTTCAAATGATCCAGATACCTTTACCAAGcattttttgattcatGTTGCTCGTATGAGAGGTAGATTAAGTAAAGGTGGCATACCAAACTTAGAAAGTGCAGGTATATCTGTACTGAGTGACTGGAGAGATGGTAAGTTTTATGGATGGGTTCTTCCAAAAGCCTCTAAAGACTCTATGGCTACTGGTACAATCTCTACTATAAGTTCTGGTGCTACCCAAGAACCAGCCAAATCTGAACAAACTACTATTGTATCTGATTGGTCGAAAGAATTTGATTTGGATGGATTGTTTGCATCTCTTGATAACGCtatatcttcatcaaaagaaaatgaagattCATTAATggaataa